The Candidatus Auribacterota bacterium genome segment CACACTCGATTTTCTTGAGGCGAATTTCTCTCGCGGGTCGATACTTACGACAGGTTGTTTAGCATGTCTTTCAACAGTTGCGTATGTTCCCGCTCCTCTTCGATGATTTTCGCAAGTCCTTCTTGTGCGTTGCGGGACAATACACGGGCCCGGCAGGACTCGTAAAAGCGGACCGCTTTTTCTTCCACGATCACGCCCATCCTCAGCGCCTTCGCGGGAGTGTCCAGCGCCTTCTCGAGCTCCCCGATGCTCTGGTAAGGCTGGAAGATGCCGTAATCAATGCTGGTCAACAGGTCATCCTCCTCGAAGCGGTCATCCTGCCGCTCCCTGAGTTTGAAGAGCTCCCCTTCGAAAAATTCGAGGTGATCCCGCTCCTGGGTGGCCAGCACATTCAGCGTATCGCGCACCCGCATGCTGGTAACTCTCCCCGCCAGTTTCTCGTAGAAATGTATTCCATCCTTCTCGATCGTTGAGGCAATTTTAAAAGCCTCCATCTCGTTGAAATCGGTTATCACCAGATTTCCATTCTTTTCCTCAATGCGCATCGCGGTTCGCCTCCCG includes the following:
- a CDS encoding ferritin family protein, whose translation is MRIEEKNGNLVITDFNEMEAFKIASTIEKDGIHFYEKLAGRVTSMRVRDTLNVLATQERDHLEFFEGELFKLRERQDDRFEEDDLLTSIDYGIFQPYQSIGELEKALDTPAKALRMGVIVEEKAVRFYESCRARVLSRNAQEGLAKIIEEEREHTQLLKDMLNNLS